The DNA segment ACTGATCGATTGTTCTACCCTAGCCTTCGCAGGTGGATAGGCCAAGGCTACCACATGATAGATTGATTCATTGGGCACATTTAAACGCACACGGCTCGTCGCAAGCACCTGCTGTTGTGGTAATGCTTGCAACATGTTCGCCAACCACAACCCAGCAGCCGGAAGATGCTCCAAGTTATCAAGAATCAGCAAACTTCGACGATTTTCAAAAAACTGTTGAATTGCTTGTTCAATCGATTGGGCATCACTAATTGATAGTTGGAGTTGCTGCACGCAGGCTAAACCGATATCCTCGATGCGTTGCACATCGGCAAAGCGCAACACATGTACCTCATCACAGCCAGCACCAAGCCAACGTTGCGCCAATTCGAGGGCTAGGCGGGTTTTACCAACCCCACCTGTTCCGACTAAACTGATCCATTTGGTAGCCTGGATCAATAGCATGTGTAACGCCTCAAGATCAGCTTGACGACCCACAAAACTCGTCCATGGCAGCACAACTTCGGACTGGGGAGCGACGGGTAGTGCTGTTTCAGTGGCTGCTGTCGGAATCTGCACCAAATTCAGAAAATGGCTCAAGCTGCGACATAAGGCATTTTGCTGACGATGGAAGGTGGCATGATGCATCGCCAACAGGTCGGTATAACGCACGACCGAGGCTTCGGGATGGGTCAGAATCACCTCTAAAACGCGTCGTTCCTTGGCTTTCAACGGAAAATCAAGCAACTGTTGGCGCATTTGTGGTAAGCCACCTGCCTCGGCAATAATCGTGGCCCACATATCATGCTGTAATAGCCGTTGCGGATAATGCAACAGATCATGCACAACTGTGTCGTTCCATTGAAGTGGTGCTTGCGTCATAGGGTCGTGCACTCTTTCAGACAAAGCTAGATATTCATTAACAAGAACTTAATTGAACCTTCAAGTTTACAATAAAGCGTTGAATACTACTTGGCAAAACATCCCAAGCCTCCCAAGCAAGCAAAAAATGCTTGGTTTCAGCTTCAAGCAAGTCTGCATTAATTGAATCTAGCGAACGTCCATCCAATTCAATCAGTTGGGGAGCGCGAATCGCTTGCGGCACAATCGCTAACAGCCCTAAAAGTTGTTGGGTGGTTGGTTGCAATACGGCATAACTCCATTGAATGAGTGAGGCTAGCCTTTCACTGGTAGGCTGCATATTCATGGTATGTAGTTGGGCCACAAGCGTCGCCAAATCATGAGTCGCAGCTAAACCAGCGGCCAATTCTAAGGCCAGCGGCTTTCCGTCAAGCAGCTGACAAATCTGGATAAGCATTCTGCGCTGTTCTAGCTTGGTCAGATCAATCGGCTGAAATGGAGTTAATCGTTCAAGCATAAGTTGCAGGGCAGGATTCTCAGCAAGCAAATCAGTTTGACTATCAAGTTGAGCATAGCCAAGCGGTTCAACATGATGTAAGCATTCATTCGGCACATTTAAGCGCTGGCAACCAGTGGATATAACTCGCACAAACGGCGCAGCTTGCAATACATCAATCAACCAAGCCGCCAGTTCTGGTTGATTCAGATTATCAATAATCAGCAAGATTTGGCGTGAACCAAAATAGGCTTGAAACCGCTGACGTGGATCATCGCATACCGGATCAAGCCCAAGTTGGCTTAAACAATGCTCGGCAAGCGCCGCCAACTCAATGCCATCATTCAGCCGCAATAGGCAAATCCCATCGCCAAACATTGAGCTAACCCGTTGGCTCATTTCCAAGGCCAAGCGCGTTTTACCCGTTCCAGCCGCGCCAACCAAGCTAATCCAATGACAGCCTTGATCAAACAGCAATTGAATTCGCTCAAGATCGAGCGTTCGACCAATAAAGCTAGTTTTGGGCTGGTGGTTGGGCAGTTGCGCCGATTCTGGGGCAGATTGATCATCGGCAAGTGGCACTGGTAATAAACCACTCAAGCGTTGGCAGAGTGCCTTGTGTTGGCGATGAAAGGTGGCTGGATGAATTGCCAACACATCGCAATAATATTCAACTGTAGCATCGGGATAATCGAGCAGCGCCTCGAGCAAGCGCAATTCTTTCGTTTTAAGTGGATAGGTTAAGAGGTGTTGACGCAGTTGCCGAATGCTGCCAAATTCAGCGATAACCAGCGCCCAAGTAGGATGCTCCAGCAGCCGTTGCGGGTAGTTTAACAGCGTATGCACAACGTCGGCTGTCCATTGTAGTGTTTTTGGTGTGGTCATAGCAGGGTCGCCCTATCGTACCCAAATTAAGCTAAAACCATTCTCATCGGTTGGCTCTCATGCCAACCTTCACCCCTCAACTCCGCTCAAGATACGCTTAACTCAACAAACCGTTGCGCTTCAAGAAGCCCGTTAAGGCCTCATCGCTTGGCTCAGTAATCACCGTGCCACGATCATACGAGCGGGCTTGGCGGCCTGCTGGCAAGGGTGCTGGCTCTTCGAAAGGCAAATTGCTGCCTGCTTCGGCAATCACAATTGTGGGCACACTGCGATGGCCAACCCACTCCTCAACCAAAGCGCCAGCCTCGGCATCTTGATCGATATTGATCTGGGTGTAGGCCACGTTGTTAGCGGCCAAAAAACGCTGCGAACGAGCTAAATCCGGGCAAAAACTCGTTCGGCCATACACGACGACATGTTTACTCACAAGAAACCTCCATAAGCACCGCTGGACAAGTATAAAATGAGGTGCGCTATGATCGTACTTCGCTTTATGCCATTGTCAAACGCCAGAACACCTCGTACAATGAAGGGCAGCGACGCAATGGAGAACTCCCATGCCTGATGCAAGCAATGGCCATGTGTTAATCGTCGAAGATGACCTCAGTATTAGCCGGATGTTTCAACTGCTGCTGCGTGATGCTGGCTATCGCGTATCGTTGGCTAATAGCAGCGAAGAAGCTTTACAATTTGTCCGCGTCATCACTCCCGATATTATTTTGTTGGATATTTCCTTGCCTGGCATGAACGGGGTTGATCTAACCCGCCATTTGCGCAGTAACCCGGCAATTCCCTTTATTCCAATTATTCAAATCACGGCGCTTGGCGATTTGCGCACCAAAGTTGCAGCGCTCGACGCTGGTGCCGATGATATTTTGGTCAAGCCAATTGAGTTATCCGAGCTTTTGGCGCGTTTGCGGGTAATGCTACGGCTGCAAAAAAATCGCCGTGGCCTCGAAGAATCGACCCGCCAAATGCACATTTTATATGCCATCAGCCAAACACTCAACAGTTCGCTCGATATCAACAGCATTTTGCGCGATTTGGTGCTGCAATTAGCCAATGCTTTGGGTGCAGTTCGCACCTCGATTATTTTAGTTAACGACCATAACACGCCATTTTATGCCTCGTCGGTCAAAGAAACCCTCAACACCGAAAGTATTCAACGGGTCATTCGCGATGGTGTGGCGGGCTGGGTCATGCGAGCCATGAAACCGTTGATCATCGCTGATACAACGCGCGATCCCCGCTGGATCTCACTTGATCGCCGCACTGAAACCACTCGATCGATTTTATCAGTACCGCTGATTCATCAAGGGATTGTGGTTGGCGTGGTCACCGCTGCGCACACCCGTACTAATTATTTTACCCAAGAACACCTTGAATTAGCTCAAAATATTGGCAACCAAAGCGTTACGGCGTTTAATCACGCTCAACTTTTTCAAACGACTGTTCAGCAAAAGAGCCTACTCGAACGCCGCTCGCAAATGTTGGAAGAGTTATTGAATGTCGGCGAGCGCTTAAGTCTCAATTTGCCCTTGCAAGATGTCTTGAATGAGCTAGCCCAAGCCATTCATCGTTCGTTGGGTTTTCGCCAAGTTATTATTCATGTGTTTGGGATCGATGATGTTGAGCCAGCCCAAGGCGTGGCCGGAGTTCAGCGCGAGCA comes from the Chloroflexota bacterium genome and includes:
- a CDS encoding glutaredoxin family protein, which translates into the protein MSKHVVVYGRTSFCPDLARSQRFLAANNVAYTQINIDQDAEAGALVEEWVGHRSVPTIVIAEAGSNLPFEEPAPLPAGRQARSYDRGTVITEPSDEALTGFLKRNGLLS